A region of Scylla paramamosain isolate STU-SP2022 chromosome 25, ASM3559412v1, whole genome shotgun sequence DNA encodes the following proteins:
- the LOC135112997 gene encoding uncharacterized protein LOC135112997, with protein MSASCNLIRRAHWRRPLRQARPDQVSEKAEFAEPSKRKHIIKRRGALTPRSFVITDPASAQQPAVVVQPPTFGGLSFVPPPQPSLVSVTQPGSPQLGLSQGLLPPLPTSCPSTSSLVHAAYHGSLYHFSWCYYQPYQRFTHQQAADYCGSLNHFGQPYHFQVLRIDDSTEISFIHYLLSYYAQAAVWTIDTTATAPYSLRRFINRSGVHHTGHDCLSVEASLLALHSIWVHENACSDAKLVVCEARY; from the exons atgtCTGCGTCTTGTAATCTGATCAGGAGAGCACATTGGCGGCGGCCGCTCCGCCAGGCCAGGCCAGACCAG GTGAGCGAAAAGGCAGAGTTTGCTGAACCTTCAAAGCGAAAACACATCATCAAG CGACGCGGCGCCCTCACCCCCCGTTCCTTCGTAATTACCGACCCCGCTTCCGCTCAGCAGCCCGCGGTGGTTGTCCAGCCACCAACCTTTGGGGGACTGTCCTTCGTGCCGCCGCCCCAGCCATCGCTGGTCTCGGTGACACAACCCGGCTCTCCCCAGTTAGGACTCTCCCAGGGCCTCCTGCCGCCGCTGCCCACTTCCTGCCCCAGCACCTCCTCCCTG GTGCACGCCGCGTACCATGGCAGCCTGTACCACTTCTCGTGGTGCTACTACCAGCCCTACCAGCGCTTCACCCACCAGCAGGCAGCAGATTATTGCGGCAGCCTCAACCACTTCGGGCAACCGTACCACTTCCAGGTGCTTAGGATTGATGACTCCACCGAGATCTCGTTCATCCACTACTTGCTGAGCTACT ACGCCCAAGCCGCCGTGTGGACCATagacaccaccgccaccgcgcCCTATAGCCTCCGCAGGTTCATCAACAG GTCCGGCGTTCACCATACTGGCCATGACTGCCTGTCCGTGGAGGCCTCCCTGCTCGCTCTGCACAGCATCTGGGTGCACGAGAACGCTTGCTCGGACGCCAAGCTGGTCGTCTGCGAGGCGCGCTACTAA
- the LOC135113090 gene encoding C-type lectin lectoxin-Enh6-like, producing the protein MKVAVILLSCLAFATSSRRPYPSRYPGSGGGIHGGGSPIVFPDEIKGSGGGGHIHPQPGVGGGVVGGGSFFPPPVGHGGEPLVTKLCPRTSSLIHDSFLGHNYHFSWCADGGQRYIWQGARDYCTGLGRGWYPVAIDTAEEDRYIINIVGTHQSPWIWTGGNRLDNNKFIWKWLDGRPLTYFNWGQTGSQNLPQPDNAENNNEQCLALLNQFYPGDLITFHDIGCHHTKPTICEYSDDVQVPAPQYG; encoded by the exons ATGAAGGTCGCTGTCATCCTCCTCTCGTGCCTCGCCTTCGCCACCTCCTCCCGGCGCCCCTACCCGAGCCGCTACCCAGGCTCAGGAGGCGGCATCCACGGCGGCGGCTCCCCTATTGTCTTCCCCGACGAGATAAAGGGCAGTGGGGGAGGAGGCCACATTCACCCACAGCctggagttggtggtggtgttgttggtggtgggtcCTTCTTCCCCCCACCTGTTGGCCATGGTGGCGAGCCGCTGGTCACCAAACTCTGCCCACGCACTTCTTCCCTg aTCCACGACTCCTTCTTAGGACACAACTACCACTTCTCCTGGTGCGCTGACGGTGGCCAGCGCTACATCTGGCAGGGCGCCCGCGACTACTGCACCGGTCTGGGCCGCGGCTGGTACCCCGTGGCCATCGATACTGCCGAGGAGGACAGATACATCATCAATATTGTTGGCACCC ACCAATCTCCCTGGATCTGGACTGGAGGCAACAGACTGGACAACAATAAGTTCATCTGGAAATGGCTGGACGGAAGGCCTTTGACCTACTTCAACTGGGGCCAGACTGGAtc ACAAAACCTACCTCAGCCTGACAACGCCGAGAACAACAACGAGCAATGCCTGGCTCTCCTTAACCAGTTCTACCCAGGGGACCTCATCACCTTCCACGACATTGGCTGTCACCACACCAAGCCAACCATCTGCGAGTATTCTGATGACGTGCAGGTTCCCGCGCCCCAGTACGGTTAG